Part of the Neisseria leonii genome is shown below.
GCAACTGGGGCAAGCTGGTGGATATTTTCTTTGTGTTCGGCATGATCGGCGGCGGCGCAACTTCTTTGGGCTTGGCCTCGCCGATGATTACCGAAGGCCTGTATGAGCTGTTCAACACACCCAAAGACATCACCATGCAATTGGCGGTGCTGCTGGTTACGACGCTGATTTTCGCCTACAGCGCCTATCAGGGTTTGCGCGGCGGCATTCAGTTTTTATCCAACATCAATTTCTACATGGCCGTTGTGTTTTTGCTGTTTGTCTTGGTGACGGGGCCGACGGTGTTTATGCTCAATACCGGTTTGGAAAGTATCGGCCGCTCGCTGACCAATATGGTTAAGATGATGACTTGGACGGAAGCGTTCGGGGAATTCTCCGGCCACGGTTTCCGAAAAACCGGTTTTCCGCAGGATTGGACGGTGTTCTACTGGGCATGGTGGCTGGTGTTCGCACCGACCATCGGCCTGTTTATCGCCAAAATTTCCAAAGGCCGCACCATACGCCAAATGGCCGTCGGCTCGATTTTCTTCGGTTCGCTCGGCTGCTCGGTATTTTTCATTATTCTGGGCAACTACGGCCTCTATCTGCAATTGAGCGGCGCTTTGGACGTGGTTTCGGTATTGAATCAACAAGGTGCAACGGCGGCCATTTTCGCCACTTTAAATACCCTGCCGATGGCCAAATTGGCGATTGCCGTCTTCACGCTGCTGGCGGTGATTTTTACGGCCACCACCTTCGACAGCATTTCCTATATTCTTGCCTCTGTCGTCCAGCATGAAGTCAACGACGAACCGCACCGCTGGAACCGCCTGTTTTGGGCGGTTACCCTCTGTTTCATGCCCGCAGTTCTGATGTTTATCGGCGATTTGTCCACGCTTCAGACGGCCTCGATTTTCGCCGGCGCGCCTTTGCTGGTGATTATGAGTTTAATCATGCTGGCGACCATCAAAGCGGCCAAATACGATTTGCACTACCAACCCGACTATTCGCTGAGCACCATCCACATCGAAACTGTGCCGGATAACGCACCGTGGGAAGACGGCGATACTTCTCAGGCTCCGGAAGGCTCGGTGTTGGCACAACAGGCCCTTTACGAAGAAATGCGCCAGCAAAACCATGAAAACAATAAACACCCTTGAATGATGTTTCAGACGGCCTGATCCTTCCATGCAGGCCGTCTGAAAGCTGTAAAATGATACGAATTGAATATTTATTCATAACGGGTATATTGAACCGGGCAAATGCAGCGTTTCAACGCCGCTTCAATAACAGTGCAATCCGACTTTCCGCTCATGACGTCAACATCTTTGCATGTCGATCCTATCGGCCAAAGTTTGCTTATCTTGGAGAAACTCCATGTCAAAACACCTTTCCGTTTTGAATGTTTCCGCTGTTTTGATTGCCCTGATTACCGCAGTCGGCCTGATGTTTCCCGAGGCCTTCGGCCGTTATGCCGATTGGATTTACCAATTTACCGCCGCCCGTTTCGGCTGGGTGTATATGCTGTCGGTGTTTGTGTTCAACGTTTTCCTGATCGGCCTGATTTTCACGCGCTACGGCAAATTGAAGCTGGGGCGTTTTGACGAAAAACCCGAATTCAGTACGGCTTCCTGGATCGGTATGCTGTTTTCGGGCGGCCTCGGCGTGGGGATTGTGTTTTGGGGCGTGGCCGAACCGATGACCCATTTTGCCAACCCGCCGCTGCCCGGTGTCGAACCCGGCTCTGTTGAAAGTGCGCGTATGGCGATGGGTTACACCTATTTCCACTGGGGTTTGTCGCAATGGTCGATTTTCGCCATTGCCGGCCTGATTATCGGCCTTTTTCAGTACCGCATCAAAAAAGACAGTCTGGTCTCCACTTCACTGGAAACCCTCTTCGGCTACCGTTATCCGACCTTCTGGCGGCGCACGGTGGATGTTTTGGCGGTGATTGCCACCGTGATGGGCATTGCCACGTCCATCGGCATGGGCGTGTTGCAGATCAGCGGCGGCCTGACTTATGTGTACGGCCTGCCGGGCAGTCCGTGGATGCACGCGGCAGTGCTGGCTGTGATTGCGGTGGTGTTTGTCGTATCGGCTTCGTCGGGGCTGAGTCGGGGCGTGAAATGGCTGTCGAACATCAATATGGCCGTTGCGCTGGGGCTGACGCTGTTTGTGATGGTGCTGGGGCCGACATCGGTCATGTTCAAATCGCTGGTAACAGGCATCGGCGATTATCTGTCTCATTTTATCGGTTACAGCCTGCGCCTCGACCCTTTCCGCCGGGAGAGCGACTGGGTGGAAAAGTGGACGGTGTTTTACTGGGCGTGGGTGATTTCGTGGAGTCCGTTTATCGGGGCTTTTATCGCCCGCATTTCGCGCGGCCGCACCATCCGTGAATTTGTGGTGGGCGTACTGATTGTGCCGCCGCTGATTTCGTTTCTGTGGATTGCCGCGTTCGGCAGTACGGCGCTTTATCAGGATCTGTATGCCGGGGCGGGGCTGGCGCAGGTGGTGGCCGATGATTACACGCTGGCGATGTTTGCTTTTTGGGAGCGGTTTCCACTGCAAACGGTTACCTCTGCCGCCACGCTGGTGCTGATTGCCACGTTTCTGATTACTTCTGCCGATTCGGCCACGCATATTTTGGCCAGCATGAGCAGCGGCGGTTCGCTCAATCCTTCGCTGCGCCTGAAAATCGTGTGGGGCGTGCTGTTGTCGGGCATCACGATGGCACTGTTGGTGGCCGGCGGCTTAAAAAGCCTGCAAGCCGGTTCGATTGTGGCAGGACTGCCTTTTACCGTGATTCTGATTTTGATGCTGTTTGCCATCATTAAGGTTTTGCGGATTGAGGCGCATCTGGTGCTGCCGGAAACTTTCCCCATCAAACGTCCGGCCGAAGAGGCGGAACGCTACCACCGGGGCGAAGAAGCGGTGCCGACCCACCGCCCCAGCGAAGAATTTCCCGATTAGCCCGCCGGGTATGGGCGGCAGGCCGTCTGAAAAGCCGGTGCGGGCCGCAGGTGTGCCGCAGGCACCGTTTTCAGACGGCCTGTCCGGCCAATAATCTGTTTTCATCATTTATGCCAATCATTCATCAGGAGAAACATTATGCGTGATACCGGAGTTCCGGGCAGGCAGGCGGTCAATACCACCGTTTTTCTGGTGTCGTCCGTGGTAACGGCGGCGCTGATTCTGTTTACCGTCGCGTTTCCCGCTGCGGGCGAGGCCGTTTTGGGCAACTTGCTGCGCTGGGTGTCCGACCGGTTCGGTTGGTACTACATGTTGGTGGTGGCCGCATACGGCGTGTTTTCACTGTTTGTCGGTGTGTCGCGTTACGGCGACATCAAATTGGGCAAGGATCAGGACAAGCCCGATTTCCCGTTTCTCACTTGGGCGGCGATGCTGTTTTCCGCCGGTATCGGCATCGATCTGCTGTTTTTCGGCGTGTCCGAACCGCTGGCGCATTATCTGACGCCGGTCATGGGCGAGGGCGGTACGCCCGAAGCGGCGCGTGCCGCGCTGTCGCAGACTTTCCTGCACTGGGGTCTGCACGGCTGGGGCATTTACGCGCTAATCGGTATGGCGCTGGCCTATTTCGCCTACCGCAAAAACATGCCGCTGGCCCTGCGCAGCGCGTTGGTACCGGTGTTCGGCCGCAAGCGTGTGGACGGCTGGCTGGGCGATACGGTGGACATTTTCGGCGTGGTGTGTACGCTTTTGGGTATTGCCACCAGCCTGGGCATCGGCGTGTTGCAGGCCAATGCGGGTTTGAGCCATGTGTTCGGTATTCCGTCCAACCAATGGATTCAGACGCTGATTATTGTGTGTGTGGTGGTGATGGCGGGTTTGTCGGCCATGTCGGGGGTGGAAAAAGGCGTACGCCGCCTGTCGGAAATCAATATGCTGGGTGCGACCTTCCTGCTGATTGCGCTGTTGGTCATGGGGCCGACCGTATTTCTGCTCAACGGACTGGTGGACAATATCGGCAGCTATTTCCAGACGCTGCCTGAAAAAACCTTCCGCGTGTATGCCTATGAAGGGGAAAAAGGCGCGGAATGGAAGTCGTGGTGGACGATTTTCTTCTGGGCATGGTGGGTGGCGTGGGCACCGTTTGTCGGCCTGTTTATCGCCCGCATCTCGCGCGGCCGCACCCTGCGCGAATTTGTCTTCGGCGTGATGTTTATCCCGCTGGGCTTTATCTTTGCCTGGTTCTCCATCTTCGGCAACAGCGCGATCGACTTGGTCAACGGCGGTGCGGCAGAGTTGGGCAAAACCGCACTGGCCGAACCGGCGATGGGTATGTTCGCCCTGTTTGAGCATTATCCGCTCTCGGGCTTGTGGTCAACGCTGGGTGTCGTCATCGGCCTGATTTTCTTCGTTACTTCTGCCGACTCGGGCGCGCTGGTGCTGGCGAATTTAAGCTCGAAAAACCTGTCGTCCGACAGCGACGCGCCGGTGTGGCTGCGCCTGTTCTGGGCGGCGGCCACAGGTTTGGTAACGCTCGGCCTGCTGTTTGCCGGCGGTTTTTCCTCACTGCAATCGGTGTCGGTGGCGGCCGGACTGCCGTTCTCGCTGATTTTGGTGGTGTATATGGTTTCCATGTGGATCTGCCTGCGGCAGGAGGGCATGAAACGCAAAGCAGGGCAGATTGATCAGGCCCTGGTACTGGACAGCGGGCAGAACTGGCGCAACCGCCTGCAACGCATGGTCAGCTATCCGACGGCTGCCGCCGCGCTGCGCTTTATGCTCAAAACCCTGTACCCGGCGATGGAGGAAGTGGCCGGAGAGCTGGAAAAACAGGGTTTGCAGACACGGTTGGTACACGATAAAGCACAGCACAGACTGACGTTTGAAGTGCAGCACGGCGAAGCGGTCGGCTTTCTGTACGAAGTGCGCCTGGTCGAAGCGGTCAAACCGATTTTCGCACTGGGTCAGGCGGGCAATCTGGCGGGGAAAGGCCACGAAAAATACTACCGCGCCGAAGTGTTCTTGTCCGAGGGCAGCCAAGACTACGACTTGGTCGGCTATACCAGAGAGCAGATTATCATCGATGTGCTGAACCAGTATGAACGGCACCGGCAGTTTCTGCATATGGACAATTGAGCCGCCTGCTTCCTGAGGCCGTCTGAAAACGAACCGCAGTGTGCGGCAAAATTTTCAGACGGCCTCTTTTAATTTTCCGCCGCCGCCCCTATTTGGGCGGCATTGCGAATGACCGACAGAAAAGACACCATGAGTAACCGAGATTTTTACGAAACCTTAGGCGTGGCACGCAGCGCGGGCGATGACGAAATCAAAAAAGCCTACCGCAAACTGGCGATGAAATACCACCCCGACCGCAATCAGGGTGACGCGGAGGCCGAAAACAAATTCAAAGAAGTGCAGAAAGCCTACGATATTTTGTCCGACAAAGAAAAACGCGCGGCCTACGACCAGTACGGCCATGCCGGTGTCGATCCGAACGCGATGGGCGGCGGGGGCTTCGGCGGTTTCGGCGGCGGCGCGCAGGGCTTCGATTTCGGCGATATTTTCAGCCAGATGTTCGGCGGTGCGGCCGGCGGCGGCCGCCAGCAGAGCTATCAGGGTGCCGATTTGCAGTATGCGGTCGAAATCACATTGGAAGAAGCGGCTGCGGGCGTGAAAAAGCGCATTACCGTGCCGACTTACGACGAATGCGATGTCTGCCACGGCAGCGGTGCAAAACCCGGCACATCGGCGTCCAC
Proteins encoded:
- a CDS encoding BCCT family transporter produces the protein MNKSSRPELKYKPVKMTSSRHLGMFNTDQYFRQKTSAKPDTRIDKFTFFGTLLILSAVTLPLVLFPEQGAAWVDAAKQFVTNKLGGAYLAFGVLSVLFVIYICSSDIGNIKLGKPEDDIEFKTGSWAAMMFCGGIGASIMYWGILEWAYYYQGPPFGIEPKSPEAVRWAATYGLFHWGPVAWAIYLVPAVSIAYFAHVRNSPILKVSQSLMPLLGEKFAKSNWGKLVDIFFVFGMIGGGATSLGLASPMITEGLYELFNTPKDITMQLAVLLVTTLIFAYSAYQGLRGGIQFLSNINFYMAVVFLLFVLVTGPTVFMLNTGLESIGRSLTNMVKMMTWTEAFGEFSGHGFRKTGFPQDWTVFYWAWWLVFAPTIGLFIAKISKGRTIRQMAVGSIFFGSLGCSVFFIILGNYGLYLQLSGALDVVSVLNQQGATAAIFATLNTLPMAKLAIAVFTLLAVIFTATTFDSISYILASVVQHEVNDEPHRWNRLFWAVTLCFMPAVLMFIGDLSTLQTASIFAGAPLLVIMSLIMLATIKAAKYDLHYQPDYSLSTIHIETVPDNAPWEDGDTSQAPEGSVLAQQALYEEMRQQNHENNKHP
- a CDS encoding BCCT family transporter, producing MSKHLSVLNVSAVLIALITAVGLMFPEAFGRYADWIYQFTAARFGWVYMLSVFVFNVFLIGLIFTRYGKLKLGRFDEKPEFSTASWIGMLFSGGLGVGIVFWGVAEPMTHFANPPLPGVEPGSVESARMAMGYTYFHWGLSQWSIFAIAGLIIGLFQYRIKKDSLVSTSLETLFGYRYPTFWRRTVDVLAVIATVMGIATSIGMGVLQISGGLTYVYGLPGSPWMHAAVLAVIAVVFVVSASSGLSRGVKWLSNINMAVALGLTLFVMVLGPTSVMFKSLVTGIGDYLSHFIGYSLRLDPFRRESDWVEKWTVFYWAWVISWSPFIGAFIARISRGRTIREFVVGVLIVPPLISFLWIAAFGSTALYQDLYAGAGLAQVVADDYTLAMFAFWERFPLQTVTSAATLVLIATFLITSADSATHILASMSSGGSLNPSLRLKIVWGVLLSGITMALLVAGGLKSLQAGSIVAGLPFTVILILMLFAIIKVLRIEAHLVLPETFPIKRPAEEAERYHRGEEAVPTHRPSEEFPD
- the betT gene encoding choline BCCT transporter BetT — protein: MRDTGVPGRQAVNTTVFLVSSVVTAALILFTVAFPAAGEAVLGNLLRWVSDRFGWYYMLVVAAYGVFSLFVGVSRYGDIKLGKDQDKPDFPFLTWAAMLFSAGIGIDLLFFGVSEPLAHYLTPVMGEGGTPEAARAALSQTFLHWGLHGWGIYALIGMALAYFAYRKNMPLALRSALVPVFGRKRVDGWLGDTVDIFGVVCTLLGIATSLGIGVLQANAGLSHVFGIPSNQWIQTLIIVCVVVMAGLSAMSGVEKGVRRLSEINMLGATFLLIALLVMGPTVFLLNGLVDNIGSYFQTLPEKTFRVYAYEGEKGAEWKSWWTIFFWAWWVAWAPFVGLFIARISRGRTLREFVFGVMFIPLGFIFAWFSIFGNSAIDLVNGGAAELGKTALAEPAMGMFALFEHYPLSGLWSTLGVVIGLIFFVTSADSGALVLANLSSKNLSSDSDAPVWLRLFWAAATGLVTLGLLFAGGFSSLQSVSVAAGLPFSLILVVYMVSMWICLRQEGMKRKAGQIDQALVLDSGQNWRNRLQRMVSYPTAAAALRFMLKTLYPAMEEVAGELEKQGLQTRLVHDKAQHRLTFEVQHGEAVGFLYEVRLVEAVKPIFALGQAGNLAGKGHEKYYRAEVFLSEGSQDYDLVGYTREQIIIDVLNQYERHRQFLHMDN